In Roseibium salinum, a single genomic region encodes these proteins:
- a CDS encoding zinc-dependent alcohol dehydrogenase, translating to MRALTWHGTHDVRVDTVPDPEIINPRDAVLQVTSTAICGSDLHLYDGVIPTLQKGDILGHEFMGKVVETGPKSTLKKGQRVVVPFTIGCGACYFCEKQQFSACDNSNPVANQDISEKLYGHAMSGLFGYSHMTGGYAGGQAEYVRVPFSDVGPVVVPDGLEDEQVLFLSDILPTGWMAAENAGIEEGDTVAVWGCGPVGLFAIQSALLMGADQVIAIDHYPRRLELARSLGAKIINFETTKVGEALMEMTGGIGPDAVIDAVGMEAHGFAIDNLLEIAKQKVGIGADRGHALREAIMAVRKGGRVSVPGVYGGFLDKFPLGAMMEKGIEIRTGQTHVQRYSEDLLRRIEAGEIDTTFLISHRLPLEMAPEGYRNFRDNQNEWTKVVLKPGAA from the coding sequence ATGCGCGCATTGACATGGCACGGCACGCACGACGTTCGCGTCGACACCGTACCCGACCCCGAAATCATCAACCCGCGGGACGCGGTGCTGCAGGTCACGTCCACCGCGATCTGCGGTTCTGACCTGCATCTCTATGACGGCGTTATCCCGACGCTGCAGAAGGGAGACATTCTCGGTCACGAGTTCATGGGTAAGGTGGTGGAAACCGGTCCGAAAAGCACGCTCAAGAAGGGCCAGCGGGTTGTGGTGCCCTTCACGATCGGCTGCGGGGCCTGTTACTTCTGCGAAAAGCAGCAATTTTCCGCCTGCGACAACTCGAACCCGGTCGCAAATCAGGACATATCCGAAAAGCTCTACGGGCACGCCATGAGTGGCCTGTTCGGCTATTCGCACATGACGGGCGGTTATGCCGGCGGTCAGGCGGAATATGTGCGCGTGCCCTTCTCCGATGTCGGACCGGTGGTGGTACCGGACGGGCTGGAGGACGAACAGGTCCTGTTCCTTTCCGATATTCTGCCCACCGGCTGGATGGCGGCCGAGAATGCCGGGATCGAGGAAGGTGACACCGTCGCCGTGTGGGGTTGCGGACCGGTCGGCCTGTTTGCCATCCAGAGCGCCCTTCTCATGGGAGCCGATCAGGTAATCGCCATCGACCACTATCCCCGCCGTCTGGAGCTTGCCCGCAGCCTTGGCGCCAAGATCATAAACTTCGAAACGACGAAGGTGGGCGAGGCGCTGATGGAGATGACCGGCGGCATCGGCCCCGATGCGGTGATCGACGCCGTGGGCATGGAAGCGCACGGATTTGCCATCGACAACCTGCTGGAGATTGCCAAGCAGAAAGTCGGCATCGGCGCGGACCGCGGGCATGCGCTGCGCGAGGCCATCATGGCGGTGCGCAAGGGCGGACGGGTGTCGGTGCCCGGCGTCTACGGCGGGTTCCTCGACAAGTTCCCGCTTGGGGCCATGATGGAAAAGGGCATCGAGATCCGCACCGGTCAGACGCATGTACAGCGCTACAGCGAGGACCTCCTCAGGCGCATTGAGGCCGGTGAAATCGACACCACCTTCCTGATCAGCCATCGTCTGCCGCTGGAGATGGCCCCCGAAGGCTACAGGAATTTCCGCGACAATCAGAACGAATGGACCAAAGTGGTTCTCAAGCCAGGAGCGGCATGA
- a CDS encoding sugar ABC transporter ATP-binding protein produces MSNSTPALCLEGIVKTFPGVRALDNVSFSVMPGEVHALMGENGAGKSTLMKVLGGIYQPDEGRIIVGEKPVVMTSPLQAKSKGIVFIHQELSLAEELTVAENIYLGELPKKSFGLVDWKKLYARTDEILGKLKVGFDAKTKVGDLSIANQQMVEIARALTVEAKAVIFDEPTASLTDAEKVVLFDVITDLKNHGAGIIYISHRMEEIFKITDRISVLRDGQYRGTLVTTETNEDEITQLMIGRKLDLSRNVSHHELGDVALEVRNLSCGSLFRNISFEVRRGEVVGFYGLVGAGRTEIAETLFGLREPSGGQILLDGEETVIHSPADAIEKGISLVPEDRKGQGLVLGMNCRDNMTLPQINDLKTGPFVAEGAEIAIFDQYRDRLDIRTPGWKQLVGNLSGGNQQKIVIGKWLSMHPNVLIVDEPTRGIDVGSKSEIHNLIRDLASQGYAVIVISSEMPEVLHVSDRIVAMFNGEIIRTFTSEEVSEDNLIQAISGISPGKAA; encoded by the coding sequence ATGAGCAATTCGACACCCGCCCTTTGCCTGGAAGGGATCGTCAAGACATTTCCCGGGGTGAGGGCGCTCGACAACGTCTCCTTCTCCGTCATGCCGGGTGAGGTGCATGCCCTGATGGGTGAGAACGGCGCCGGCAAATCGACACTGATGAAAGTCCTCGGCGGGATCTATCAGCCCGATGAAGGCCGAATCATTGTCGGTGAGAAGCCCGTCGTCATGACCTCACCGCTTCAGGCAAAGAGCAAGGGCATCGTCTTCATTCACCAGGAGCTCAGCCTGGCAGAGGAACTGACGGTTGCGGAGAACATCTATCTCGGTGAACTGCCGAAAAAGAGCTTCGGCCTTGTCGACTGGAAGAAACTCTATGCCCGGACCGACGAGATCCTGGGCAAACTCAAGGTCGGTTTCGATGCGAAGACCAAGGTCGGCGACCTGTCCATCGCCAACCAGCAGATGGTTGAAATTGCCCGCGCACTGACCGTCGAGGCCAAGGCCGTCATTTTCGACGAGCCGACGGCCTCGCTGACCGACGCGGAAAAGGTCGTGCTTTTCGATGTCATCACCGATCTGAAGAATCACGGTGCCGGCATCATCTACATTTCGCACCGGATGGAAGAGATCTTCAAGATCACGGACCGGATCAGCGTTCTCAGAGACGGCCAGTATCGCGGCACTCTGGTCACCACCGAGACCAACGAAGATGAAATCACGCAGCTGATGATCGGGCGCAAGCTGGACCTTTCCCGCAATGTCAGCCACCACGAACTTGGCGACGTGGCGCTCGAAGTGCGCAATCTGTCCTGCGGCTCCCTGTTCCGCAACATCAGCTTTGAAGTCCGCCGGGGCGAAGTGGTCGGGTTTTACGGCCTGGTGGGAGCCGGCCGGACCGAAATCGCCGAAACGCTCTTCGGCCTTCGCGAGCCAAGCGGAGGGCAGATCCTTCTCGACGGTGAAGAAACCGTCATTCACTCCCCCGCCGACGCAATCGAGAAAGGCATTTCGCTGGTCCCGGAAGACCGCAAGGGCCAAGGCCTTGTTCTTGGCATGAACTGCCGAGACAACATGACCCTTCCCCAGATCAACGATCTGAAAACCGGGCCGTTTGTCGCCGAAGGCGCTGAGATCGCCATATTCGACCAGTACCGCGACCGGCTCGATATCCGGACGCCCGGATGGAAGCAGCTTGTCGGCAATCTTTCGGGCGGCAACCAGCAGAAGATCGTCATTGGCAAATGGCTTTCCATGCACCCGAACGTCCTGATCGTGGACGAACCGACCCGCGGCATCGACGTGGGCAGCAAGTCGGAGATCCACAATCTGATCCGGGACCTGGCAAGCCAGGGTTACGCGGTGATCGTGATCAGCTCGGAAATGCCGGAAGTCCTGCATGTCAGCGACCGGATCGTTGCCATGTTCAACGGCGAGATCATTCGGACCTTCACCTCCGAAGAGGTAAGCGAAGACAATCTCATCCAGGCGATTTCCGGCATTTCACCGGGCAAGGCGGCGTAG
- a CDS encoding mandelate racemase/muconate lactonizing enzyme family protein — protein MKITALETIRIAERPNLIWLLVHTDEGVTGLGETFYGAGTVEAHIHETLAPLMIGEDPRRIEYLSLRAEGYLGWRSSGAETRGNSALDIALWDLMGKVTGQPVAQLLGGFTRPWIRTYNTCAGTDYVKEDTGQQTDNYGLGTGGHYDDLNGFLSRADELALSLLDEGITAMKIWPFDMAAEKTRGLDISAEDLKAALVPFEKIRAAVGDRIDIMVEFHSMWQLLPAIRIAKALAPFGTYWHEDPIRLDSLDLLKRYADASPAPVSASETLGGIGAFRDLIATGAAGVVMLDLSWCGGITTARKVAAMAEAEKLPIAPHDCTGPVVLTASTHLSLAAPNAVIQESVRAFHRTWYRDLVTALPPIENGQITVPDGPGLGLELSPDLDKRFTTTRRITNANAL, from the coding sequence ATGAAGATCACCGCGCTTGAAACCATCCGGATCGCGGAGCGACCCAATCTCATCTGGCTGCTCGTCCACACGGACGAGGGCGTTACCGGCCTGGGCGAGACCTTCTACGGAGCGGGAACGGTCGAGGCCCATATTCACGAAACCCTGGCGCCCCTGATGATCGGCGAGGATCCGCGCCGGATCGAGTATTTGTCCCTCAGGGCGGAAGGCTATCTCGGCTGGAGGTCGTCGGGCGCCGAAACGCGCGGCAACTCGGCACTGGATATCGCGCTCTGGGACCTGATGGGCAAGGTCACGGGCCAGCCCGTCGCACAGCTTCTGGGCGGCTTCACCCGCCCCTGGATCCGGACCTACAACACTTGCGCCGGCACCGACTATGTGAAGGAGGATACCGGACAGCAGACGGACAATTACGGCCTGGGCACCGGGGGCCACTACGACGACCTGAACGGGTTCCTCTCCCGGGCGGACGAACTGGCCCTCTCGCTTCTCGACGAGGGCATCACGGCGATGAAGATCTGGCCGTTCGACATGGCGGCGGAAAAGACCCGCGGCCTCGACATCTCGGCAGAGGATCTGAAGGCCGCGCTGGTGCCGTTTGAAAAGATCCGCGCCGCCGTGGGCGACAGGATCGACATCATGGTCGAGTTTCACTCGATGTGGCAATTGCTCCCGGCGATCAGGATCGCCAAGGCGCTTGCGCCTTTCGGCACCTATTGGCACGAGGATCCCATTCGCCTCGACAGTCTGGACCTGCTCAAGCGCTATGCCGACGCCTCCCCCGCGCCGGTCTCCGCCTCCGAGACGCTCGGGGGCATCGGCGCCTTCCGCGACCTGATCGCGACCGGGGCCGCCGGTGTGGTGATGCTGGACCTGAGCTGGTGCGGCGGCATCACGACGGCCCGCAAGGTCGCCGCCATGGCCGAAGCGGAAAAACTGCCCATCGCGCCCCATGACTGCACGGGTCCCGTGGTGCTCACAGCCTCCACTCATCTGTCCCTGGCGGCACCCAACGCGGTTATCCAGGAAAGCGTGAGGGCCTTCCATCGCACCTGGTACCGTGACCTGGTCACGGCCCTGCCACCGATCGAAAACGGGCAGATCACGGTCCCGGACGGACCGGGGCTCGGTCTGGAGCTGTCACCCGACCTGGACAAACGCTTTACCACCACGCGCCGGATCACCAACGCCAACGCGCTGTAG
- a CDS encoding NAD(P)-dependent oxidoreductase, with amino-acid sequence MRVGFAGLGRMGVRMAANLAAAGHDVTVWNRTPEKAETFARRHGARSATTPAAIAAGSDVVISMLADDAAVENVYFGPEGFLSASGGASVFAEMGTISIPMVTKVHQAMADAGLRFVDAPVSGATRAAEDARLLIMAGATQGEAPDLEPLFGAMGKRTIWLGAAGRGATMKLGVNMLIHGLNQTLSEALALTSAAGIAPDVAYEVVENSAAAAPVLAYRKDLYLDEQAHDVSFTVALARKDVGLALDLARTLGVIMPQAELNETVLTAAGEAGYDTRDMASILTFVKKGLK; translated from the coding sequence GTGCGGGTCGGATTTGCCGGGCTTGGCCGAATGGGCGTGCGCATGGCCGCCAATCTGGCCGCGGCCGGTCACGATGTGACCGTCTGGAACCGGACGCCGGAAAAGGCAGAGACATTTGCGCGGCGCCATGGTGCCAGGAGCGCCACCACGCCGGCCGCGATCGCAGCCGGATCGGATGTCGTCATCTCCATGCTGGCGGACGATGCCGCAGTCGAGAACGTCTATTTCGGTCCGGAAGGATTTCTGAGTGCCTCCGGTGGAGCGTCCGTCTTCGCGGAAATGGGCACGATCTCCATTCCCATGGTGACGAAGGTCCATCAGGCGATGGCCGACGCAGGCCTCAGGTTTGTCGATGCGCCTGTTTCGGGTGCCACGAGGGCCGCCGAGGACGCCCGGCTGCTGATCATGGCCGGCGCGACGCAAGGTGAGGCGCCGGACCTGGAGCCGCTCTTCGGGGCAATGGGCAAACGCACCATCTGGCTGGGGGCGGCCGGGCGGGGAGCGACCATGAAACTCGGCGTGAACATGCTGATCCACGGTCTCAACCAGACCCTGTCCGAGGCGCTGGCCTTGACGTCCGCTGCCGGTATCGCGCCGGACGTCGCTTATGAAGTCGTTGAAAATTCAGCGGCGGCGGCTCCCGTCCTCGCCTACAGAAAAGACCTTTATCTCGACGAACAGGCTCACGACGTCAGTTTCACGGTTGCGCTTGCGCGAAAGGACGTGGGCCTTGCCCTCGATCTCGCCCGGACGCTCGGCGTCATCATGCCCCAGGCGGAACTCAACGAGACGGTTCTGACGGCCGCGGGCGAGGCCGGCTATGACACGCGGGACATGGCCTCCATCCTGACATTTGTTAAAAAGGGATTGAAATGA
- a CDS encoding TRAP transporter large permease: MDLLASLSWMKVSDIGTLSLILLLGMFVLLAMGMSLGFASAFLAVATLVMKFGPEFLFQDFGRGPLSVLAQAIYRQMTNYVLISVPLFIFMASLLERSGIARDMYSSLNVWLSRTRGGIAIVTSLMAVIMAAMSGIIGGEVVLLGLIALPQMLRLGYNQNLAIGTICASGTLGTMIPPSIVLIMYGLVTETSIKGLFTASFLPGFMLASFFIVYIVLRTRIDPKQAPLPEPEPDDPAGREKTLLFAGFLARFTLWICGVLLVRALFFTVTGANDVTEGVDPILLGMVSDIPWILGVFAVALLLIVFVIGRERTATGWHMGRGLIAPVVVIGVVLGSIYGGITGITEAAGMGVIAVFVIGLIRREMTFTIVWDSLMRTLKSTGTIIWVTIGAAALAAAYTLAGGPSYVANLIVGAELPTMGIILVMMAIFLVLGMFMDWVGIVLLIMPVFLPIVLKLPVAEIGVFGEIEPRYVAIWFGVVFCMNMQVSFLSPPFGPAAFYLKSVAPPQISLTDIFRGFLPFIMIQLLALAVLLLWPPIVTLLL, translated from the coding sequence ATGGATCTGCTTGCCAGCCTTTCCTGGATGAAGGTCTCCGATATCGGCACCCTCTCCCTGATCCTGCTCCTCGGCATGTTCGTCCTGCTTGCCATGGGCATGTCCCTGGGCTTTGCGTCGGCCTTCCTGGCGGTCGCAACGCTGGTCATGAAATTCGGCCCGGAGTTCCTGTTCCAGGACTTCGGTCGCGGGCCGCTCTCGGTGCTCGCCCAGGCCATCTACCGGCAGATGACGAATTACGTCCTCATATCGGTGCCGCTTTTCATTTTCATGGCGTCCTTGCTCGAACGATCCGGCATCGCGCGCGACATGTATTCCTCGCTCAACGTCTGGCTCAGCCGGACCCGGGGCGGAATTGCCATCGTCACGTCGCTCATGGCGGTGATCATGGCGGCCATGTCCGGCATCATCGGCGGCGAAGTCGTGCTGCTCGGCCTGATCGCCCTGCCCCAGATGCTGCGGCTGGGCTACAATCAGAACCTCGCCATCGGCACCATCTGCGCCAGCGGAACCCTCGGCACCATGATCCCGCCCTCCATCGTGCTGATCATGTACGGGCTCGTCACGGAGACGTCGATCAAGGGCCTGTTCACGGCGTCGTTCCTGCCGGGCTTCATGCTGGCGAGTTTCTTCATCGTCTACATCGTCCTGCGAACCCGCATCGACCCGAAGCAGGCACCCCTGCCGGAACCCGAGCCGGACGACCCGGCCGGCCGGGAGAAGACGCTGCTGTTTGCCGGCTTCCTGGCGCGGTTCACTCTCTGGATCTGCGGCGTGCTTCTGGTGCGCGCACTCTTCTTCACAGTAACAGGCGCCAACGATGTCACGGAAGGTGTCGACCCGATCCTGCTCGGCATGGTGAGCGACATTCCATGGATCCTCGGTGTCTTTGCCGTCGCGCTCCTGCTGATCGTCTTTGTCATCGGCCGCGAGCGGACCGCCACGGGCTGGCACATGGGACGCGGGCTCATTGCACCGGTGGTGGTGATCGGAGTGGTGCTGGGGTCGATCTACGGCGGGATCACCGGGATCACGGAAGCGGCCGGCATGGGCGTCATCGCCGTCTTCGTGATCGGCCTAATCCGGCGGGAAATGACCTTCACTATCGTCTGGGACAGCCTGATGCGGACGCTGAAATCGACCGGCACGATCATCTGGGTGACCATCGGCGCGGCGGCGCTCGCGGCCGCCTATACGCTCGCCGGCGGCCCCAGCTACGTGGCCAACCTGATCGTCGGCGCAGAACTTCCCACGATGGGCATCATCCTGGTCATGATGGCGATCTTCCTGGTGTTGGGCATGTTCATGGACTGGGTCGGCATCGTGCTGCTGATCATGCCGGTTTTCCTGCCCATCGTGCTGAAACTGCCGGTCGCCGAAATCGGCGTCTTCGGCGAGATCGAGCCGCGCTACGTGGCGATCTGGTTCGGCGTGGTGTTCTGCATGAACATGCAGGTCAGTTTCCTGTCGCCGCCCTTCGGCCCGGCCGCCTTCTATCTCAAGTCGGTGGCCCCGCCGCAGATCTCGCTGACCGACATCTTCCGGGGCTTCCTGCCCTTCATCATGATACAGCTTCTGGCATTGGCGGTTCTGCTCTTGTGGCCGCCGATCGTGACGCTGCTCCTGTAG
- a CDS encoding SDR family NAD(P)-dependent oxidoreductase: MSEDNGRWALVTGASTGIGYHLAICCAEDGYNLLVCADEDQIKQAAEDFRERGTRVEAIRADLATESGVADLYRVARHRDIHLLVANAGIGLGDAFLDEDLLEAQRVIDTNVSGTLSLIHKIGHDMRQRSSGRILITGSIAGFMPGSFQAVYNGTKAFLDSFAFALGNELKQTGVTVTCLMPGPTDTPFFERAGLEDTKIGAGDKDDPAEVAKTAYKAMMDGRASVVTGFMNKVRVAFSDIIPEPTLAEMHRRMAEPGSAPD; this comes from the coding sequence ATGAGTGAGGACAACGGACGGTGGGCGCTGGTGACAGGCGCTTCGACCGGCATCGGATACCATCTGGCCATCTGTTGTGCCGAAGACGGCTATAATCTCCTTGTGTGCGCCGACGAAGACCAGATCAAGCAGGCGGCGGAGGACTTCCGCGAGCGCGGAACCAGGGTGGAGGCAATTCGCGCCGATCTTGCGACGGAAAGCGGCGTGGCAGACCTCTACCGCGTGGCGAGACACCGCGACATCCACCTTCTGGTCGCAAATGCCGGCATCGGGCTCGGCGACGCGTTCCTCGACGAGGATCTGCTCGAGGCACAGCGGGTGATCGACACCAACGTCAGCGGCACACTGTCGCTGATCCACAAGATCGGCCACGACATGAGGCAGCGGAGCAGCGGACGGATTCTCATCACCGGCTCCATTGCCGGTTTCATGCCCGGCAGCTTCCAGGCGGTCTATAACGGCACCAAGGCATTTCTGGACAGTTTCGCCTTCGCACTCGGCAACGAGCTCAAGCAGACCGGTGTGACGGTGACCTGCCTGATGCCCGGCCCTACCGACACGCCGTTCTTCGAGCGCGCCGGACTGGAAGACACGAAGATCGGCGCCGGCGACAAGGACGATCCCGCCGAGGTGGCGAAGACAGCCTACAAGGCCATGATGGACGGACGGGCAAGCGTCGTCACCGGATTCATGAACAAGGTGCGGGTGGCCTTCTCCGACATCATTCCGGAACCAACTCTGGCCGAGATGCATCGCCGGATGGCCGAGCCCGGCTCTGCGCCGGACTGA
- a CDS encoding ThuA domain-containing protein, whose product MKAVLFVGGWEGHAPTHFSDWYEALLKENGFEVDVYDTMEPLEHPQDLADVDLITPIWSSARSGHREEFGNMTKPQEDGLLKLIANGCGIAGWHGHMGDAFRDRPTYHFLIGGQFVAHPPGWPDNLQPREDYIDYDVTICRPADPIVRGIDSFRLTSEQYYMLVDPSNEVLATTTFSGKHLWWIEGTVIPVVWKRRWDKGRVFYCSIGHELDDLKLPQVTEIIRRGSLWAAEGKAMAAADRWS is encoded by the coding sequence ATGAAAGCTGTGCTTTTCGTCGGCGGCTGGGAAGGCCATGCACCGACCCATTTCAGCGACTGGTATGAAGCGCTCCTGAAGGAGAACGGGTTCGAGGTCGATGTCTACGACACAATGGAACCGCTGGAGCATCCGCAGGATCTGGCCGATGTCGACCTGATCACGCCGATCTGGTCCTCCGCCCGGTCCGGCCACAGGGAAGAGTTCGGCAACATGACCAAGCCGCAGGAAGACGGTCTGTTGAAGTTGATCGCCAACGGATGCGGAATCGCGGGCTGGCACGGCCATATGGGCGATGCCTTCCGCGACCGGCCGACCTACCATTTCCTGATCGGCGGCCAGTTCGTCGCCCATCCGCCCGGCTGGCCGGACAATCTGCAGCCCCGCGAAGACTATATCGACTACGACGTCACGATCTGCCGCCCCGCGGACCCGATTGTCCGGGGGATCGACAGTTTCCGGCTGACGTCCGAGCAGTACTACATGCTTGTCGATCCCTCGAACGAGGTCCTGGCGACCACGACCTTCTCCGGCAAGCACCTCTGGTGGATCGAAGGCACCGTCATCCCCGTGGTCTGGAAACGGCGGTGGGACAAGGGGAGGGTATTCTACTGTTCGATCGGCCATGAACTGGACGACCTGAAACTTCCCCAGGTCACGGAAATCATCCGGCGCGGGTCGTTGTGGGCAGCCGAGGGCAAGGCGATGGCGGCCGCGGACAGGTGGTCATAG
- a CDS encoding TRAP transporter substrate-binding protein has product MTIKALLTSAAITAFIVAPAAAQETHLRIQTHYGPETISGKNAAQFIDDVQVMSNGEITIEMFYSSSVVASVETFDAAVNGILECDMTGGAYQTGKNPAFQFVGDIMGGYDTPYQQLGWLYKGGGYDAAQELYNQYGMHLVGWWVVGQESLASSKPIKTVDDFKNWKFRSPPGMETKIFEKLGASPIVMDFTEVFTALESGIIEGADASILANNKGMGLYDIVKHATYPGFHSMPSDHLACNKEIWDAMPEHHRRILDTAMQKLALQQALTAEYENNKAAAELRADGVTLHDLSPEARAAFREAAVSTWPEFATTEEAKALVDSHTEYLKSQGMAN; this is encoded by the coding sequence ATGACGATTAAGGCGCTTCTCACGTCGGCAGCCATTACAGCTTTTATTGTGGCCCCCGCCGCGGCCCAGGAAACCCACCTCAGGATCCAGACGCACTACGGCCCCGAGACGATCTCGGGCAAGAACGCGGCGCAATTCATCGATGACGTCCAGGTGATGTCGAACGGCGAAATCACGATCGAGATGTTCTACTCGTCTTCGGTCGTCGCCTCCGTCGAAACCTTCGACGCGGCGGTCAACGGCATTCTCGAGTGCGACATGACCGGCGGTGCCTATCAGACGGGCAAGAACCCGGCGTTCCAGTTTGTCGGCGACATCATGGGCGGTTATGACACGCCCTATCAGCAGCTCGGCTGGCTCTACAAGGGTGGCGGCTATGACGCGGCGCAGGAGCTGTACAACCAGTATGGCATGCATCTCGTCGGCTGGTGGGTCGTCGGCCAGGAATCGCTGGCATCGTCCAAACCGATCAAGACCGTTGACGATTTCAAGAACTGGAAATTCCGCTCGCCTCCGGGCATGGAAACCAAGATCTTTGAAAAACTCGGTGCGTCTCCGATCGTGATGGATTTCACCGAAGTCTTCACCGCGCTCGAATCCGGCATTATCGAGGGGGCCGATGCATCGATCCTTGCGAACAACAAGGGCATGGGTCTTTACGACATCGTGAAACACGCCACTTACCCGGGCTTCCATTCGATGCCGTCAGATCATCTGGCGTGCAACAAGGAGATCTGGGATGCCATGCCCGAGCATCACCGCCGCATCCTCGACACTGCGATGCAGAAACTGGCACTGCAGCAGGCCCTGACGGCAGAGTACGAAAACAACAAGGCCGCTGCCGAACTGCGCGCCGATGGCGTGACCTTGCATGATCTCAGCCCGGAAGCGCGTGCCGCCTTCCGCGAAGCGGCGGTTTCGACCTGGCCCGAATTCGCCACGACCGAGGAAGCGAAGGCGCTGGTTGACTCCCATACCGAGTATCTCAAGTCGCAGGGCATGGCGAACTGA
- a CDS encoding TRAP transporter small permease subunit, which produces MQEQHYCWLGSLRGLVRKAAILFVSLALLSAGWLIFSGLFLGSEIGMQQMLRPGDLLSVKITLWLLLFALLFSSIYLSDTVGAIEMRPRGFFDIISLICSRLAMLGIGFLVFVMFYEVVARYVFAAPTLWANEFSLWMAGFIFLLAGLYAMQQRSHIRIYIVYDLMPRWLQKASDCISVLLIWAFAAALVWGGFNEALTKLLRWEAFGTAWNPPIPGTIKPAILITVALVALQALSNLILDWDSEPEHHSPLDEIDEAEIESIRRSLENK; this is translated from the coding sequence ATGCAAGAGCAACACTACTGCTGGCTCGGATCGCTGCGCGGTCTGGTCCGCAAGGCGGCGATCCTGTTCGTAAGCCTCGCACTCTTGAGTGCCGGCTGGCTGATCTTCAGTGGACTGTTCCTCGGGTCCGAAATCGGCATGCAGCAAATGTTGAGACCCGGCGATCTTCTTTCCGTCAAGATCACGTTGTGGTTGCTCTTATTCGCGCTTCTCTTTTCCTCCATCTACCTGTCGGACACCGTAGGCGCCATCGAAATGCGGCCCCGGGGTTTCTTTGACATCATCTCGTTGATCTGCAGCAGGTTGGCCATGTTGGGCATCGGTTTTCTCGTGTTCGTCATGTTCTACGAGGTCGTCGCGCGCTACGTTTTCGCAGCGCCGACGCTCTGGGCCAACGAATTCTCGCTTTGGATGGCGGGGTTCATCTTCCTGCTGGCCGGGCTCTACGCCATGCAGCAGCGCAGTCATATCCGGATCTACATCGTCTACGACCTGATGCCCCGTTGGTTGCAGAAGGCCTCAGACTGCATTTCGGTGCTCCTGATCTGGGCCTTTGCCGCCGCCCTTGTCTGGGGCGGGTTCAACGAGGCATTGACGAAACTGCTGCGGTGGGAGGCCTTCGGAACCGCATGGAACCCGCCGATTCCCGGCACAATCAAACCCGCGATCCTCATTACCGTTGCGCTGGTGGCCCTGCAGGCTCTGTCGAACCTGATCCTGGACTGGGACAGCGAACCCGAACACCATTCGCCGCTGGACGAGATCGACGAAGCCGAGATCGAGAGCATCCGCCGCTCTCTGGAGAACAAGTGA
- a CDS encoding GntR family transcriptional regulator, translating into MSEPNLADEIAARLRRDILRGKLPPGSAIKERDNALELGVSRTPMREAIRILAKEGLVILRPSRSPVVARPSFKEISDQVAVLVALEKFSAELACENATEADMAALRALNRRIFDCYDRADALDLFEIDMEFHTVIARASHNAALAETHRAYLARLWRARFLSASQRRNRDRVIGHHAAILDALEARDADAVRVAIERHLGNLAEDIRLVIEKEESSPPTV; encoded by the coding sequence ATGTCGGAACCGAACCTGGCGGACGAGATCGCGGCGCGGCTTCGCCGTGACATTCTTCGCGGCAAGCTTCCCCCCGGTTCGGCCATCAAGGAACGGGACAATGCCCTGGAGCTTGGAGTGAGCCGGACTCCGATGCGCGAGGCAATCCGCATTCTGGCGAAAGAAGGGCTGGTCATCCTGCGCCCCTCGCGCAGCCCGGTCGTCGCCCGGCCGAGCTTCAAGGAAATCTCCGACCAGGTCGCCGTGCTGGTGGCGCTTGAGAAGTTCTCCGCGGAGCTGGCCTGTGAAAACGCCACCGAGGCCGACATGGCGGCGTTGCGGGCGCTCAACCGGCGGATCTTTGACTGCTACGATCGCGCGGACGCCCTCGACCTCTTCGAGATCGACATGGAATTTCACACCGTCATCGCAAGGGCGTCGCACAATGCCGCGCTTGCCGAAACGCACCGCGCGTATCTGGCGCGCCTTTGGCGGGCCAGGTTTCTCTCGGCAAGCCAGCGGCGGAACAGGGACCGCGTGATCGGCCATCACGCGGCTATCCTCGATGCCCTTGAGGCCCGCGATGCCGATGCGGTGCGCGTTGCGATCGAGCGCCACCTCGGCAACCTGGCCGAGGATATCCGTCTGGTCATCGAGAAGGAAGAGTCATCGCCGCCAACCGTGTAA